A single genomic interval of Quadrisphaera sp. RL12-1S harbors:
- a CDS encoding ABC transporter ATP-binding protein: MGGGGMMGMAVPAEKSKDFWPAAKRLLGRLRPERAWIALVVVVGATSVALAVAGPKMLGKATDLVVAGAVGAQFPAGATRDAVLARLAGSGQGSQADFLRTVDFTPGQGVDFGALGALLTLVLGLYAGSSLLGWLQGYVLAGVTQRTVYRLREDVERKINALPLSHLDRTPRGELLSRVTNDIDNISQTVQQTLSQLVTSLLTVVGVVVMMVWISPVLALVALVTIPLTIVVTGAIARRSQGLFVAQWKTTGELNAQVEEAYTGHALVKVFGRRREVAERFAVTNGELHDAAFGAQFVSGLIMPALTFVGNLVYVGIAVVGGLMVAGGSLGIGSVQAFVQYSRQFTQPLAQLGSMANLLQSGVASAERVFELLDAEEQSPDGAGSAAAGAAVPDGPGRLEFEHVSFSYDPSKPLIEDLSLVAEPGHTVAIVGPTGAGKTTLVNLVMRFYEVDGGRILLDGVDVRDLPRAALRAATGMVLQDTWLFGGSIRDNIRYGRPDATEAEVEQAARDALADRFVRSLPDGYDTVIDDEASNLSAGERQLLTIARAFLRRPKLLILDEATSSVDTRTELLVQRAMAELRRDRTAFVIAHRLSTIRDADLILVMESGRLVEQGTHAELLAAGGAYARLYEAQFAAPTDEVAAPAAR; the protein is encoded by the coding sequence ATGGGCGGCGGCGGGATGATGGGCATGGCGGTGCCCGCGGAGAAGTCGAAGGACTTCTGGCCCGCCGCGAAGCGCCTCCTGGGCCGGCTGCGCCCCGAGCGGGCGTGGATCGCGCTCGTCGTCGTCGTCGGGGCCACCTCGGTGGCCCTCGCGGTGGCCGGCCCGAAGATGCTCGGGAAGGCGACCGACCTCGTGGTGGCCGGCGCTGTCGGCGCGCAGTTCCCCGCGGGCGCCACCCGCGACGCCGTGCTCGCCCGGCTGGCCGGTTCGGGGCAGGGCTCGCAGGCGGACTTCCTGCGCACCGTCGACTTCACGCCCGGCCAGGGCGTCGACTTCGGGGCGCTCGGCGCGCTGCTGACCCTCGTGCTCGGGCTGTACGCGGGCTCCAGCCTGCTCGGGTGGCTGCAGGGGTACGTGCTGGCCGGCGTCACCCAGCGCACCGTCTACCGGCTCCGCGAAGACGTCGAGCGCAAGATCAACGCGCTGCCGCTGTCGCACCTCGACCGCACGCCCCGCGGCGAGCTGCTGAGCCGCGTCACCAACGACATCGACAACATCTCCCAGACCGTCCAGCAGACCCTCAGCCAGCTGGTGACGTCGCTGCTGACGGTGGTCGGCGTGGTCGTGATGATGGTGTGGATCTCCCCGGTGCTGGCGCTGGTGGCGCTGGTGACGATCCCGCTGACGATCGTCGTGACAGGGGCGATCGCTCGGCGGTCGCAGGGGCTGTTCGTGGCCCAGTGGAAGACCACCGGCGAGCTCAACGCGCAGGTCGAGGAGGCCTACACCGGCCACGCGCTGGTCAAGGTGTTCGGGCGGCGCCGGGAGGTGGCGGAGCGCTTCGCGGTCACCAACGGCGAGCTGCACGACGCCGCCTTCGGCGCCCAGTTCGTCTCCGGGCTGATCATGCCGGCGTTGACGTTCGTGGGGAACCTCGTCTACGTGGGCATCGCCGTCGTCGGTGGGCTCATGGTGGCCGGCGGGTCGCTGGGGATCGGCAGCGTGCAGGCCTTCGTGCAGTACTCCCGCCAGTTCACCCAGCCGCTGGCGCAGCTCGGGTCCATGGCCAACCTCCTGCAGTCCGGCGTGGCCAGCGCCGAGCGCGTCTTCGAGCTGCTCGACGCCGAGGAGCAGTCACCCGACGGCGCGGGGTCGGCAGCGGCCGGCGCCGCGGTCCCCGACGGGCCCGGACGGCTGGAGTTCGAGCACGTCTCCTTCAGCTACGACCCCTCCAAGCCCCTCATCGAGGACCTGTCCCTGGTCGCCGAGCCCGGCCACACCGTCGCCATCGTCGGCCCCACCGGCGCGGGCAAGACGACGCTGGTCAACCTCGTCATGCGGTTCTACGAGGTGGACGGCGGGCGGATCCTGCTGGACGGCGTGGACGTCCGCGACCTGCCCCGGGCCGCGCTGCGCGCCGCCACCGGCATGGTGCTGCAGGACACGTGGCTGTTCGGCGGCTCCATCCGCGACAACATCCGCTACGGCCGCCCCGACGCCACCGAGGCCGAGGTCGAGCAGGCCGCTCGCGACGCGCTCGCGGACCGCTTCGTGAGGTCCCTGCCGGACGGGTACGACACCGTCATCGACGACGAGGCCTCCAACCTCTCCGCGGGGGAGCGGCAGCTGCTGACCATCGCGCGGGCGTTCCTGCGGCGGCCCAAGCTGCTGATCCTCGACGAGGCCACCAGCTCGGTGGACACCCGCACCGAGCTGCTCGTGCAGCGGGCCATGGCGGAGCTGCGGCGCGACAGGACGGCCTTCGTCATCGCCCATCGCCTGTCGACCATCCGCGACGCCGACCTCATCCTCGTCATGGAGTCCGGCCGGCTGGTGGAGCAGGGCACGCACGCGGAGCTGCTCGCTGCGGGTGGTGCGTACGCGCGCCTCTACGAGGCGCAGTTCGCCGCCCCCACCGACGAGGTCGCCGCGCCCGCCGCTCGCTGA
- a CDS encoding VOC family protein — MKLELVPLSVSDVDAAKAFYAGRLGFTVDVDVTPAPGIRVVQVTPPGSGCSIGFGTGLPVYEGAPGSARGLHLVVADIQAARAELLGRGVDVGEVTDAGGGVLYAGVQDPDGNSLVLQQMPWRTGDAF; from the coding sequence ATGAAGCTCGAGCTGGTGCCGCTGTCCGTCTCCGACGTCGACGCCGCGAAGGCCTTCTACGCCGGCCGCCTCGGCTTCACCGTCGACGTCGACGTCACGCCCGCCCCGGGGATCCGCGTGGTGCAGGTGACGCCGCCGGGATCGGGCTGCTCGATCGGCTTCGGCACCGGGCTGCCGGTCTACGAGGGCGCTCCCGGTTCGGCACGCGGCCTGCACCTCGTGGTCGCGGACATCCAGGCCGCCCGCGCGGAGCTGCTCGGCCGGGGCGTGGACGTCGGTGAGGTCACCGACGCGGGCGGTGGGGTGCTCTACGCCGGTGTGCAGGACCCCGACGGCAACTCCCTCGTGCTCCAGCAGATGCCCTGGCGCACCGGCGACGCCTTCTGA
- a CDS encoding aldo/keto reductase has product MTDLETRTLGRTGAQVSVIGLGCWQIGGGWGDVSDADATAALHAALESGITLFDTADVYGDGRSEQLIGAFLRELPEADRPFVATKCGRRADPHVPGAYTAENFRAWTDRSRRNLGVDRLDLVQLHCPPTPVFSDDAAFDALDQLVADGAIAAYGVSVETVDEALTAIARPGVASVQIILNAFRRKPLERVLPAAAEAGVGILARVPLASGLLTGKYDESTQFGADDHRSFNRNGEQFDKGETFSGVPYDVGVAAAREVAALAAQAGEGVTTAQLALRWILDQTGVTAAIPGARNADQARGNAAAAAVAPLGHDVLAAFERIYDERIREHVHGSW; this is encoded by the coding sequence ATGACGGATCTGGAGACCAGGACGCTCGGCCGCACGGGGGCGCAGGTCAGCGTGATCGGGCTGGGGTGCTGGCAGATCGGCGGCGGCTGGGGCGACGTCAGCGACGCCGACGCGACCGCCGCGCTGCACGCGGCCCTGGAGAGCGGGATCACCCTCTTCGACACCGCGGACGTGTACGGCGACGGCCGCAGCGAGCAGCTCATCGGGGCCTTCCTGCGCGAGCTGCCCGAGGCGGACCGGCCGTTCGTGGCCACCAAGTGCGGCCGCCGCGCGGACCCGCACGTGCCGGGCGCGTACACCGCCGAGAACTTCCGCGCGTGGACGGACAGGTCGCGCAGGAACCTCGGCGTGGACCGGCTCGACCTCGTGCAGCTGCACTGCCCGCCGACGCCGGTGTTCTCCGACGACGCCGCCTTCGACGCGCTCGACCAGCTGGTCGCCGACGGCGCGATCGCCGCGTACGGCGTCTCGGTGGAGACCGTCGACGAGGCGCTCACCGCCATCGCCCGGCCGGGCGTGGCCAGCGTGCAGATCATCCTCAACGCGTTCCGCCGCAAGCCGCTCGAGCGGGTGCTGCCCGCGGCGGCCGAGGCCGGCGTGGGGATCCTCGCGCGCGTGCCGCTGGCGTCGGGCCTGCTCACCGGCAAGTACGACGAGAGCACGCAGTTCGGTGCGGACGACCACCGCAGCTTCAACCGCAACGGCGAGCAGTTCGACAAGGGGGAGACGTTCTCCGGCGTGCCCTACGACGTCGGCGTGGCCGCCGCCCGCGAGGTGGCGGCGCTCGCGGCGCAGGCCGGCGAGGGCGTGACGACCGCCCAGCTCGCGCTGCGGTGGATCCTCGACCAGACCGGCGTGACCGCCGCGATCCCCGGGGCCCGCAACGCCGACCAGGCGCGCGGGAACGCCGCGGCCGCGGCGGTGGCCCCGCTCGGCCACGACGTGCTGGCGGCGTTCGAGCGCATCTACGACGAGCGCATCCGCGAGCACGTGCACGGCAGCTGGTGA
- a CDS encoding rhomboid-like protein — MTTVGAPPAGQDGDARPARPAGAQARRWPRWARGGELALAYAGLVLAVAVVLAVLPEGVHRQAVLSASTNIENLRHTPAAVLLLSAFVVRDFAEVLLLLPLVVVMTLCSRRIGRLSTVIAALFGHVGATLLVATFLAAGVRRGFVPHSVTTAPDVGVSYALAGMAGLLAAAVPHRWRWAYVVGGLVALVLLISVDTDFTNAGHLLAFGTGLGLSVVAVQGGRRPPEGTAPRTAPRSGSGAAD; from the coding sequence GTGACGACTGTCGGTGCGCCCCCGGCCGGGCAGGACGGCGACGCCCGTCCCGCCCGGCCGGCGGGCGCGCAGGCGCGCCGGTGGCCGCGGTGGGCCCGCGGCGGTGAGCTGGCGCTGGCCTACGCGGGCCTGGTGCTCGCGGTGGCCGTCGTCCTCGCCGTCCTGCCGGAGGGCGTCCACCGGCAGGCGGTGCTGTCCGCCAGCACCAACATCGAGAACCTCCGGCACACCCCTGCGGCCGTGCTGCTGCTGAGCGCCTTCGTGGTCCGCGACTTCGCCGAGGTGCTGCTCCTGCTGCCCCTGGTGGTGGTGATGACGCTGTGCAGCCGCAGGATCGGGCGCCTCTCCACGGTCATCGCCGCCCTGTTCGGGCACGTGGGCGCGACGCTCCTCGTGGCGACGTTCCTCGCCGCGGGCGTGCGCCGAGGGTTCGTGCCGCACAGCGTCACCACCGCCCCCGACGTCGGCGTCAGCTACGCGCTCGCCGGAATGGCCGGTCTGCTCGCGGCCGCGGTGCCCCACCGGTGGCGGTGGGCCTACGTGGTCGGCGGTCTCGTGGCCCTGGTGCTGCTCATCAGCGTCGACACGGACTTCACCAACGCGGGGCACCTGCTGGCGTTCGGCACGGGCCTCGGCCTGTCGGTCGTCGCGGTGCAGGGCGGCCGCCGCCCGCCGGAGGGGACCGCGCCTCGGACCGCACCCCGCTCGGGCTCCGGCGCCGCCGACTAG